Proteins encoded in a region of the Burkholderia ubonensis subsp. mesacidophila genome:
- the tyrS gene encoding tyrosine--tRNA ligase, whose translation MSTEPSSKPVFPITDEVRHALAVTKRGVDELLIEEEFAQKLAKSAATGKPLRIKLGLDPTAPDIHIGHTVVLNKMRQLQDLGHTVIFLIGDFTSLIGDPSGRNATRPPLTREQIEANAKTYFEQAALVLDRDKTEIRYNSEWSMPLGADGMIKLASRYTVARILEREDFTKRFQGGVPISIHEFLYPLMQGYDSVALNADLELGGTDQKFNLLVGRELQKQYGQEQQCILTMPLLEGLDGVEKMSKSKGNYVGISEKPTDMFGKLMSISDTLMWRYFELLSFRSMDEIVGFRREIDAGRNPRDFKVLLAQEIVARFHSQADAERALEDFNHRAKGGVPDDIPAVTLAGAPLAIGQLLKQAGLVPSTSEALRNIEQGGVKIDGTAITDKGLKIEAGEYVVQVGKRRFARVTLTA comes from the coding sequence ATGAGCACCGAACCCAGTTCCAAGCCTGTTTTCCCGATCACCGATGAAGTGCGGCACGCGCTCGCCGTCACGAAGCGCGGCGTCGACGAGCTGCTGATCGAGGAAGAGTTCGCGCAGAAGCTCGCGAAGAGCGCGGCCACGGGCAAGCCGCTGCGCATCAAGCTCGGCCTCGACCCGACCGCGCCGGACATCCACATCGGCCACACGGTCGTGCTGAACAAGATGCGTCAGCTGCAGGACCTCGGCCATACGGTGATCTTCCTGATCGGCGACTTCACGTCGCTGATCGGCGACCCGTCCGGCCGCAACGCGACGCGCCCGCCGCTCACGCGCGAGCAGATCGAGGCGAATGCGAAGACCTATTTCGAGCAGGCCGCGCTGGTGCTCGACCGCGACAAGACCGAGATCCGCTACAACAGCGAATGGTCGATGCCGCTGGGCGCCGACGGGATGATCAAGCTCGCGTCGCGCTACACGGTCGCGCGCATCCTCGAGCGCGAGGACTTCACGAAGCGCTTCCAGGGCGGCGTGCCGATCTCGATCCACGAGTTCCTGTACCCGCTGATGCAGGGCTACGACTCGGTCGCGCTGAACGCCGACCTCGAGCTGGGCGGCACCGACCAGAAGTTCAACCTGCTGGTCGGCCGCGAGCTGCAGAAGCAATACGGCCAGGAACAGCAGTGCATCCTGACGATGCCGCTGCTCGAAGGCCTCGACGGCGTCGAGAAGATGTCGAAGTCGAAGGGCAACTACGTCGGCATCAGCGAGAAGCCGACCGACATGTTCGGCAAGCTGATGAGCATCTCGGACACGCTGATGTGGCGTTACTTCGAGCTGCTGTCGTTCCGCAGCATGGACGAGATCGTCGGCTTCCGCCGCGAGATCGACGCAGGCCGCAACCCGCGCGACTTCAAGGTGCTGCTCGCGCAGGAGATCGTCGCGCGCTTCCATTCGCAGGCCGACGCCGAGCGCGCGCTCGAGGACTTCAACCACCGCGCGAAGGGCGGCGTGCCGGACGACATCCCGGCGGTGACGCTCGCGGGCGCGCCGCTCGCGATCGGCCAGCTGCTGAAGCAGGCGGGCCTCGTGCCGTCGACGAGCGAAGCGCTGCGCAACATCGAGCAAGGCGGCGTGAAGATCGACGGGACGGCGATCACGGACAAGGGCCTCAAGATCGAGGCGGGCGAGTACGTCGTGCAGGTCGGCAAGCGCCGCTTCGCGCGCGTGACGCTGACCGCATGA
- the dtd gene encoding D-aminoacyl-tRNA deacylase, producing MIALIQRVKRADVRVGDRVTGEIGAGLLALVCAERGDTEAAADKLLAKVLGYRVFSDAAGKMNLPVSNIDGAGLAGGLLLVSQFTLAADTNSGLRPSFTPAAPPDEGARLFDYFVDAARERHPLVATGEFGADMQVSLVNDGPVTFWLQVRP from the coding sequence ATGATCGCGCTGATCCAGCGCGTGAAGCGCGCCGACGTGCGCGTCGGCGACCGCGTGACGGGCGAGATCGGCGCGGGCCTGCTCGCGCTCGTCTGCGCGGAGCGCGGCGACACCGAGGCGGCGGCCGACAAGCTGCTCGCGAAGGTGCTCGGCTATCGCGTGTTCAGCGATGCGGCCGGCAAGATGAACCTGCCGGTGTCGAACATCGACGGCGCGGGACTCGCGGGCGGCCTGCTGCTCGTGTCGCAGTTCACGCTCGCGGCGGACACCAACAGCGGCCTGCGTCCGAGCTTCACGCCCGCGGCGCCGCCCGACGAGGGCGCGCGCCTGTTCGACTATTTCGTCGACGCGGCGCGTGAGCGTCATCCGCTCGTCGCGACCGGCGAGTTCGGCGCCGACATGCAGGTCTCGCTCGTCAATGACGGGCCCGTGACATTCTGGCTGCAAGTGCGGCCCTGA
- a CDS encoding histidine phosphatase family protein: MATTQILFIRHGETAWNRIKRIQGHIDIPLADSGLAQAQRLAVRLARETRDGARVDAIYSSDLMRAQQTAQPAADVLGLPLVLRAGLRERAYGIFQGHDSTEIEARFPDAYAAWQTRDPGFEPEGGESQRAFYHRVLHAIEPIVAAHPGGRIACVAHGGVLDCVYRFANGLDLAAPRSYQLLNTSINVVDYADGRANVVQWADVSHLDEASDDDGYRKVL; encoded by the coding sequence ATGGCCACCACGCAGATTCTCTTCATCCGTCATGGCGAGACGGCCTGGAACCGCATCAAGCGCATCCAGGGCCATATCGACATTCCGCTGGCCGACTCGGGCCTCGCGCAGGCGCAGCGGCTGGCCGTGCGTCTCGCGCGCGAAACGCGCGACGGGGCGCGCGTCGACGCGATCTATTCGAGCGACCTGATGCGTGCGCAGCAGACCGCGCAGCCGGCCGCCGATGTGCTCGGCCTGCCGCTCGTGCTGCGCGCGGGCTTGCGCGAGCGCGCGTACGGCATCTTCCAGGGGCACGACAGCACGGAGATCGAGGCGCGGTTTCCCGACGCGTACGCCGCGTGGCAGACGCGCGACCCCGGCTTCGAGCCCGAAGGCGGCGAGTCGCAGCGCGCGTTCTATCACCGCGTGCTGCACGCGATCGAGCCGATCGTCGCCGCGCATCCGGGCGGGCGAATCGCCTGCGTCGCACATGGCGGCGTGCTCGACTGCGTGTACCGGTTCGCGAACGGGCTCGATCTCGCCGCGCCACGCAGCTATCAGCTGCTCAACACGAGCATCAACGTCGTCGACTATGCGGACGGACGCGCGAACGTCGTGCAGTGGGCAGACGTGTCGCACCTGGACGAAGCGAGCGACGACGACGGGTACCGCAAGGTGCTCTGA
- a CDS encoding ParB/Srx family N-terminal domain-containing protein, which translates to MPAMSRLPIRFAIAASLITVFALSACGGDGTAPVARADVQAPAGGGTTTPATPAPLPPVTPQPGKWKAARTGDLLDVALGALHPTQGAIGYDQIYYKLGRYELQPDKKFDDFCADEGLGGVAANGYTVQSTLREPASYACTTTDANARDRTVLNPVVIGPNGDTLYVTDGHHGLSTYYETPDGGAPLHVHVVVKDNLSGYSGDAFWQQMQSRGYLRLKDGNGQPITAAQLPAGLGLKLGMTNDRHRSLVYFTRDIGYSKPAQATDYLEFYWADWLRAQPATFSLASYDLTRPGATDPDPTKADTGYLNAVWNASTRMVAATDPVIDGKTGADLGRADAINGGKKYNKGEFDKLRQPITAGKPGKIAYALDYKARHGLQ; encoded by the coding sequence ATGCCTGCGATGTCCCGTCTGCCGATCCGCTTCGCCATTGCCGCCAGCCTGATTACCGTTTTCGCCCTCTCCGCTTGCGGCGGCGACGGGACGGCCCCCGTCGCACGGGCCGACGTGCAGGCGCCGGCCGGCGGTGGGACAACGACTCCAGCGACACCGGCGCCCCTGCCTCCCGTCACGCCGCAACCCGGCAAGTGGAAGGCCGCCCGAACGGGCGACCTGCTGGACGTCGCGCTCGGCGCCCTGCATCCGACGCAGGGCGCGATCGGCTACGACCAGATCTACTACAAGCTCGGCCGCTACGAATTGCAGCCCGACAAGAAATTCGACGACTTCTGCGCCGACGAAGGCCTCGGCGGCGTCGCGGCAAACGGCTACACCGTGCAGTCAACACTGCGCGAACCCGCGAGCTACGCGTGCACGACGACCGACGCGAACGCCCGCGACCGCACGGTGCTGAATCCCGTCGTGATCGGCCCGAACGGCGACACGCTGTACGTGACCGACGGCCACCACGGACTGTCAACCTACTACGAGACGCCTGACGGCGGTGCGCCGCTGCACGTCCACGTGGTCGTGAAGGACAACCTGAGCGGCTACTCGGGCGACGCGTTCTGGCAGCAGATGCAAAGCCGCGGCTACCTGCGGCTCAAGGACGGCAACGGCCAGCCGATCACGGCCGCGCAATTGCCCGCGGGGCTCGGCCTGAAGCTCGGCATGACGAACGACCGCCACCGGTCGCTCGTCTATTTCACGCGCGACATCGGCTACAGCAAACCCGCGCAGGCGACCGACTATCTCGAGTTCTATTGGGCCGACTGGCTGCGCGCGCAGCCCGCCACGTTCTCGCTCGCGAGCTACGACCTGACGCGGCCCGGCGCGACCGACCCCGATCCCACCAAGGCCGACACGGGCTACCTGAACGCGGTCTGGAACGCGTCGACGCGCATGGTCGCGGCCACCGACCCCGTCATCGACGGCAAGACCGGCGCCGACCTCGGGCGCGCCGATGCGATCAACGGCGGCAAGAAGTACAACAAGGGGGAATTCGACAAGCTGCGTCAGCCGATCACGGCCGGCAAGCCCGGCAAGATCGCCTACGCGCTCGACTACAAGGCGCGCCACGGCCTGCAGTGA
- a CDS encoding oxygenase MpaB family protein, whose translation MTTPSNPPPGAPVSHPRWLEPLRKRLVAGVTHLTTGSGPSLDFSSPPGDPGLFGPDAVCWRVHADFASMMTGGISALLLQALHPLALAGVWDHSSFRTDILGRLRRTATFISGTTFGNRADALALIERVKAIHAKVHGTAPDGRPYRADDPALLTWVHVAEVSSFLAAHLRYVNPTLPGELQDRYYEETARIAEMLGAQDVPRSRAEIDAYLARMRPDLEAGPRTFEVMRILLNAPVARPAMRPAATLVMHAGIDLLPPWAQDLLGVSRFAPLRRAVVRPGVRAVAPVLRWALINGASRRARRRATAAPHSGKPSA comes from the coding sequence ATGACGACGCCATCCAATCCGCCCCCCGGCGCGCCGGTGTCGCACCCGCGCTGGCTCGAGCCGCTCCGCAAGCGGCTCGTGGCCGGTGTCACGCACCTGACGACAGGCAGCGGCCCGTCGCTCGACTTTTCGTCGCCGCCCGGCGATCCGGGCCTGTTCGGCCCCGACGCGGTCTGCTGGCGCGTGCATGCGGACTTCGCGTCGATGATGACGGGCGGCATCTCCGCGCTGCTGCTGCAGGCGCTGCATCCGCTCGCGCTTGCCGGCGTATGGGATCACTCGTCGTTTCGCACCGACATCCTCGGGCGGTTGCGGCGCACTGCGACGTTCATTTCCGGCACCACGTTCGGCAATCGCGCAGACGCGCTCGCGCTGATCGAGCGCGTGAAAGCGATACACGCGAAGGTGCACGGCACCGCGCCCGACGGGCGGCCCTACCGGGCCGACGATCCGGCGCTGCTGACCTGGGTGCACGTCGCGGAAGTATCGAGCTTTCTCGCCGCGCACCTGCGCTATGTGAACCCGACCTTGCCGGGCGAGCTTCAGGATCGCTATTACGAGGAAACGGCGCGCATCGCCGAGATGCTCGGCGCGCAGGACGTGCCCCGCTCGCGCGCCGAGATCGACGCGTATCTGGCGCGCATGCGGCCCGATCTGGAAGCCGGGCCGCGCACGTTCGAGGTGATGCGGATTCTGCTGAATGCGCCGGTCGCGCGGCCGGCGATGCGGCCTGCCGCGACCCTCGTGATGCATGCCGGCATCGACCTGCTGCCGCCCTGGGCGCAGGACCTGCTCGGGGTGTCGAGATTCGCGCCGCTGCGGCGCGCGGTGGTCCGGCCGGGCGTGCGCGCGGTCGCGCCGGTGCTGCGCTGGGCGCTTATCAATGGCGCATCGAGGCGCGCCCGGCGGCGTGCGACCGCGGCACCGCATAGCGGCAAGCCTTCTGCCTGA
- the ruvB gene encoding Holliday junction branch migration DNA helicase RuvB encodes MIETDKLATERIIAATPASSHEEVFERALRPRQLDEYVGQEKVRGQLEIFIEAAKRRSEPLDHVLLFGPPGLGKTTLAHIIAREMGVNLRQTSGPVLERAGDLAALLTNLEANDVLFIDEIHRLSPVVEEILYPALEDYQIDIMIGEGPAARSVKLDLQPFTLVGATTRAGMLTNPLRDRFGIVARLEFYDAEQLSRIVRRSASLLNAQIDPNGALEIAKRSRGTPRIANRLLRRVRDYAEVKADGNITAAVADAALAMLDVDPVGFDLMDRKLLEAILYKFDGGPVGIDNLAAAIGEERDTIEDVLEPYLIQQGFLQRTPRGRVATLLTYRHFGLAAPDAGAPARGAWETSDGQ; translated from the coding sequence ATGATTGAAACCGACAAACTCGCCACCGAGCGGATCATCGCCGCCACGCCCGCCTCGTCGCACGAGGAGGTGTTCGAACGCGCGCTGCGGCCGCGCCAGCTCGACGAATACGTCGGCCAGGAAAAGGTGCGCGGCCAGCTCGAGATCTTCATCGAGGCCGCGAAGCGCCGTTCCGAACCGCTCGACCACGTGCTGCTGTTCGGCCCGCCCGGTCTCGGCAAGACGACGCTCGCGCACATCATCGCGCGCGAAATGGGCGTCAACCTGCGCCAGACGTCGGGCCCGGTGCTCGAACGCGCGGGCGACCTCGCGGCGCTGCTGACGAACCTCGAAGCGAACGACGTGCTGTTCATCGACGAGATCCACCGCTTGTCGCCGGTCGTCGAGGAAATCCTGTACCCGGCGCTCGAGGATTACCAGATCGACATCATGATCGGCGAGGGTCCGGCGGCGCGCAGCGTAAAGCTCGACCTGCAGCCGTTCACGCTCGTCGGCGCGACCACCCGCGCCGGGATGCTGACCAACCCGCTGCGCGACCGCTTCGGGATCGTCGCGCGCCTCGAGTTCTACGATGCGGAGCAGCTGTCGCGCATCGTGCGCCGCTCGGCGTCGCTGCTCAACGCGCAGATCGATCCGAACGGCGCGCTCGAGATCGCGAAGCGCTCGCGCGGCACGCCGCGGATCGCGAACCGGCTGCTGCGCCGCGTGCGCGACTACGCGGAAGTGAAGGCCGACGGCAACATCACCGCGGCCGTCGCCGATGCGGCGCTCGCGATGCTCGACGTCGATCCGGTCGGCTTCGACCTGATGGACCGCAAGCTGCTCGAAGCGATCCTGTACAAGTTCGACGGCGGCCCGGTCGGCATCGACAACCTCGCCGCGGCAATCGGCGAGGAGCGCGACACGATCGAGGACGTGCTCGAGCCGTACCTGATCCAGCAAGGCTTCCTGCAGCGCACGCCGCGCGGGCGCGTCGCGACGCTGCTGACCTACCGCCACTTCGGGCTCGCCGCGCCGGATGCGGGCGCCCCGGCGCGCGGCGCATGGGAGACGTCCGACGGGCAGTGA
- the ruvA gene encoding Holliday junction branch migration protein RuvA, with amino-acid sequence MIGRIAGILLEKNPPHLLVDCNGVGYEIDVPMSTFYNLPQTGERVVLLTQQIVREDAHLLYGFLTAQERTTFRELLKITGIGARMALAVLSGMSVPELAQVVTMQDAARLTRLPGIGKKTAERLLLELKGKLGADLGALAGAASPSDHAADILNALLALGYSEKEGLAAIKNVPAGTGVSEGIKLALKALSKV; translated from the coding sequence ATGATCGGTCGCATCGCCGGCATCCTCCTCGAAAAGAACCCGCCTCACCTGCTCGTCGACTGCAACGGCGTCGGCTATGAGATCGACGTGCCGATGAGCACCTTCTACAACCTGCCGCAGACCGGCGAGCGAGTCGTGCTGCTCACCCAGCAGATCGTCCGCGAGGACGCGCACCTGCTGTACGGTTTCCTGACCGCGCAGGAGCGCACGACCTTCCGTGAGCTGCTGAAGATCACCGGCATCGGCGCGCGCATGGCGCTCGCCGTGCTGTCCGGCATGAGCGTGCCGGAGCTCGCGCAGGTCGTGACGATGCAGGACGCCGCTCGCCTGACCCGCCTGCCGGGCATCGGCAAGAAGACGGCCGAGCGCCTGCTGCTGGAGCTGAAGGGCAAGCTCGGCGCCGACCTCGGTGCGCTCGCCGGCGCCGCGTCGCCGTCCGACCACGCGGCCGACATCCTCAATGCGCTGCTCGCGCTCGGCTACTCCGAGAAGGAAGGCCTCGCCGCGATCAAGAACGTGCCGGCCGGCACCGGCGTGTCCGAAGGCATCAAGCTCGCGCTCAAGGCCCTGTCGAAGGTGTAA
- the ruvC gene encoding crossover junction endodeoxyribonuclease RuvC, translating to MRILGIDPGLRVTGFGVIDVSGHRLAYVTSGVIRTPTADLATRLGTIFQGVSTLVREHAPDQAAIEKVFVNVNPQSTLLLGQARGAAICGLVTGGLPVAEYTALQLKQAVVGYGRATKAQMQEMVTRLLNLSGQPGTDAADALGMAICHAHGGNTLSTLGGLAPALAKKGLRVRRGRLVG from the coding sequence ATGCGAATTCTCGGCATCGACCCCGGCCTGCGCGTCACCGGCTTTGGCGTCATCGACGTCAGCGGCCACCGGCTCGCCTACGTCACGAGCGGCGTGATCCGCACGCCGACGGCCGACCTGGCCACCCGGCTCGGCACCATCTTCCAGGGCGTCTCGACGCTCGTGCGCGAACACGCGCCCGATCAGGCCGCGATCGAAAAGGTGTTCGTCAACGTCAACCCGCAGTCGACGCTGCTGCTCGGCCAGGCGCGCGGCGCCGCGATCTGCGGCCTCGTCACGGGCGGGTTGCCGGTCGCCGAATACACGGCGCTGCAGCTCAAGCAGGCCGTCGTCGGCTACGGTCGCGCGACCAAGGCGCAGATGCAGGAGATGGTCACGCGGCTCTTGAATCTCTCCGGGCAGCCCGGCACCGACGCGGCCGACGCGCTCGGCATGGCGATCTGCCACGCACACGGCGGCAACACGCTCAGCACGCTCGGCGGCCTCGCGCCGGCACTCGCCAAGAAAGGGCTGCGCGTGCGGCGCGGCCGGCTCGTCGGCTGA
- the purH gene encoding bifunctional phosphoribosylaminoimidazolecarboxamide formyltransferase/IMP cyclohydrolase, producing the protein MIKQALISVSDKTGIVDFAKSLSDLGVKLLSTGGTAKLLADAGLPVTEVADYTGFPEMLDGRVKTLHPKVHGGILARRDLPEHMQALEAHDIPTIDLLVVNLYPFVATIAKDDCTLADAIENIDIGGPTMLRSAAKNHRDVTVIVDPADYAVVLDEMKANANTVAYATNFRLATKVFAHTAQYDGAITNYLTSLTDELKHTSRNPYPATLNMAFDKVQDLRYGENPHQSAAFYRDIATPAGALANYRQLQGKELSYNNIADSDAAWECVKTFDAPACVIIKHANPCGVAVGNDPADAYAKAFQTDPTSAFGGIIAFNREVDDAAAQAVAKQFVEVLIAPSFTDAAKQVFAAKQNVRLLEIALGEGHNAFDLKRVGGGLLVQSLDAKNVQPHELRVVTKRHPTPKEMDDLLFAWRVAKYVKSNAIVFCGNGMTLGVGAGQMSRVDSARIASIKAQNAGLTLAGSAVASDAFFPFRDGLDVVVAAGATCVIQPGGSVRDDEVIAAADEHNIAMILTGVRHFRH; encoded by the coding sequence ATGATCAAGCAAGCGCTCATTTCCGTTTCCGACAAGACCGGCATCGTCGACTTCGCGAAGTCGCTGTCCGACCTCGGCGTCAAGCTGCTGTCGACCGGCGGCACCGCGAAACTGCTGGCCGACGCGGGCCTGCCCGTCACCGAGGTGGCCGACTACACCGGCTTCCCGGAAATGCTCGATGGGCGCGTGAAGACGCTGCATCCGAAGGTGCATGGCGGCATCCTGGCGCGCCGCGACCTGCCCGAGCACATGCAGGCGCTCGAAGCGCACGACATCCCGACGATCGACCTGCTCGTCGTGAACCTGTACCCGTTCGTCGCGACGATCGCGAAGGACGACTGCACGCTCGCGGACGCGATCGAGAACATCGACATCGGCGGCCCGACGATGCTGCGCTCGGCGGCGAAGAACCACCGCGACGTGACGGTGATCGTCGACCCGGCCGACTACGCGGTCGTGCTCGACGAGATGAAGGCGAACGCCAACACGGTCGCCTATGCGACCAACTTCCGTCTCGCGACCAAGGTGTTCGCGCACACCGCGCAGTACGACGGCGCGATCACGAACTACCTGACGAGCCTGACCGACGAGCTCAAGCACACGTCGCGCAACCCGTACCCGGCGACGCTGAACATGGCGTTCGACAAGGTGCAGGACCTGCGCTACGGCGAGAACCCGCACCAGAGCGCCGCGTTCTACCGCGACATCGCGACGCCCGCCGGCGCGCTCGCGAATTACCGCCAGCTGCAGGGCAAGGAACTGTCGTACAACAACATCGCCGATTCGGACGCCGCGTGGGAATGCGTGAAGACGTTCGACGCGCCGGCCTGCGTGATCATCAAGCACGCGAACCCGTGCGGCGTCGCGGTCGGCAACGACCCGGCCGACGCGTATGCGAAGGCGTTCCAGACCGACCCGACGTCGGCGTTCGGCGGCATCATCGCGTTCAACCGCGAAGTCGACGATGCGGCCGCGCAGGCCGTCGCGAAGCAGTTCGTCGAAGTGCTGATCGCGCCGTCGTTCACCGATGCCGCGAAGCAGGTGTTCGCCGCGAAGCAGAACGTGCGCCTGCTCGAGATCGCGCTGGGCGAAGGCCATAACGCGTTCGACCTGAAGCGCGTGGGCGGCGGCCTGCTGGTGCAGTCGCTCGATGCGAAGAACGTGCAACCGCACGAGCTGCGCGTCGTCACGAAGCGCCACCCGACGCCGAAGGAAATGGACGACCTGCTGTTCGCGTGGCGCGTCGCGAAGTACGTGAAGTCGAACGCGATCGTGTTCTGCGGCAACGGCATGACGCTCGGCGTCGGCGCGGGCCAGATGAGCCGCGTCGACTCGGCGCGCATCGCGAGCATCAAGGCGCAGAACGCGGGCCTCACGCTCGCGGGTTCGGCAGTCGCGTCGGATGCGTTCTTCCCGTTCCGTGACGGCCTCGACGTCGTCGTGGCGGCGGGCGCGACCTGCGTGATCCAGCCGGGCGGCTCGGTGCGCGATGACGAAGTGATCGCGGCGGCCGACGAGCACAACATCGCGATGATCCTGACGGGCGTGCGCCACTTCCGTCACTGA
- a CDS encoding Fis family transcriptional regulator, with protein sequence MSKHNIEQCVRESLDVYFRDLDGSNPHDVYEMVMSCVEKPMLEVVLEQAGGNQSLAAEYLGINRNTLRKKLQQHGLL encoded by the coding sequence ATGAGCAAGCACAACATCGAACAATGTGTCCGCGAGAGCCTGGACGTGTATTTCCGGGATCTAGACGGCTCCAATCCGCATGACGTCTACGAAATGGTGATGTCCTGCGTCGAAAAGCCGATGCTCGAGGTCGTGCTCGAACAGGCGGGCGGCAACCAGTCGCTCGCCGCGGAGTACCTCGGCATCAACCGCAATACGCTGCGCAAGAAGCTGCAGCAGCACGGCCTGCTGTAG
- the dusB gene encoding tRNA dihydrouridine synthase DusB: protein MPVIGSHVLRNNLFVAPMAGVTDRPFRQLCKRLGAGYAVSEMVASNAQLWKSAKTMRRANHEGEVEPIAVQIAGADPAMMAEAARYNVDNGAQIIDINMGCPAKKVCNVAAGSALLQNEPLVKQIVEAVVGAVGTGPDAVPVTLKIRTGWDREHKNAITVARLAEAAGISMLTVHGRTRADLYRGEAEYETIAAVKAAVGIPVVANGDITSPQKAKAVLDATGADALMIGRAAQGRPWLFREIDHFLQTGELLPPPLIDEIQQVMNEHLEDHYAFYGEFTGVRTARKHIGWYTRGLSGANGFRHRMNTLDSTREQLAAVNAFFEAQKALSDHLVYVDEDEDDHGESDDHNQLAA, encoded by the coding sequence ATGCCCGTTATCGGCTCTCACGTATTGCGCAACAACCTGTTCGTCGCCCCGATGGCCGGCGTGACGGACCGGCCGTTCCGCCAGCTGTGCAAACGGCTGGGGGCCGGCTATGCCGTGTCCGAAATGGTCGCGTCCAACGCCCAGCTGTGGAAAAGCGCCAAGACGATGCGGCGCGCGAACCACGAAGGCGAAGTCGAGCCGATCGCCGTGCAGATCGCCGGCGCCGACCCGGCGATGATGGCCGAAGCCGCCCGCTACAACGTCGACAACGGCGCGCAGATCATCGACATCAACATGGGCTGCCCGGCGAAGAAGGTCTGCAACGTCGCCGCGGGCTCCGCGCTGCTGCAGAACGAGCCGCTCGTGAAGCAGATCGTCGAGGCGGTCGTCGGCGCGGTCGGCACCGGGCCGGACGCCGTGCCCGTCACGCTGAAGATCCGCACCGGCTGGGACCGCGAGCACAAGAATGCGATCACGGTCGCGCGCCTCGCCGAGGCCGCCGGCATCTCGATGCTCACCGTGCACGGCCGCACGCGCGCCGACCTGTACCGCGGCGAAGCCGAATACGAGACCATCGCGGCCGTGAAGGCGGCCGTCGGCATTCCGGTCGTCGCGAACGGCGACATCACGTCGCCGCAGAAAGCGAAGGCGGTGCTCGACGCGACCGGCGCCGACGCGCTGATGATCGGTCGTGCCGCGCAAGGTCGGCCGTGGCTGTTCCGTGAAATCGATCATTTCCTGCAAACCGGCGAGCTGCTGCCGCCGCCGCTGATCGACGAGATCCAGCAGGTGATGAACGAGCATCTGGAAGATCACTACGCGTTCTACGGAGAATTCACGGGAGTCCGTACTGCGCGCAAGCACATCGGCTGGTACACTCGCGGCCTTTCCGGCGCCAACGGGTTCCGGCACCGGATGAACACGCTCGATTCCACCCGCGAGCAGCTCGCCGCCGTCAATGCATTCTTCGAAGCGCAGAAGGCGCTGTCCGACCATCTCGTCTACGTCGACGAGGACGAGGATGACCACGGCGAGTCGGACGACCATAACCAGTTAGCAGCATGA